The following are encoded in a window of Acidimicrobiia bacterium genomic DNA:
- a CDS encoding LLM class flavin-dependent oxidoreductase, with protein MSAAGIEYGAFVPQGWKLEYSGVSATDAWERSKQVAREAEQLGYDHLWVYDHVETVPRREPTHVFEAFTTLAAIAQVTSTIRLGQLVTCAAYRNAGLLAKEAACVDVFSGGRLILGLGAGWYRREYEAYGYDFPSAGERLQVLDETLTVVKRMWTEETVTFDGKHLHFDGAYCDPKP; from the coding sequence GTGAGCGCGGCCGGCATCGAGTACGGCGCGTTCGTCCCCCAGGGGTGGAAGCTCGAGTACTCCGGCGTGTCCGCAACGGACGCGTGGGAGCGCTCCAAGCAGGTCGCGCGCGAGGCGGAGCAGCTCGGCTACGACCACCTCTGGGTGTACGACCACGTCGAGACCGTCCCGCGCCGCGAGCCGACCCACGTGTTCGAGGCGTTCACCACGCTCGCCGCGATCGCGCAGGTCACCTCGACGATCCGTCTCGGGCAGCTCGTCACGTGCGCGGCCTACCGGAACGCAGGCCTGCTCGCCAAGGAGGCCGCGTGCGTCGACGTGTTCTCCGGCGGTCGGCTGATCCTCGGTCTCGGCGCGGGCTGGTACCGCCGCGAGTACGAGGCGTACGGCTACGACTTCCCGTCCGCGGGTGAGCGCCTGCAGGTCCTCGACGAGACGCTGACGGTCGTGAAGCGGATGTGGACCGAGGAGACCGTCACCTTCGACGGCAAGCACCTGCACTTCGACGGCGCGTACTGCGACCCGAAGCCG
- a CDS encoding alcohol dehydrogenase catalytic domain-containing protein, translating into MASTLPATVPSTMRAAVYKGDRRVEVEDRPVPDLGPHDVLLEVSHCGICGSDIHHFLEGWGARNAIGGHEFSGVVVATGPEVTDWHAGDEVIGGPSPKCGECEFCRAGRPSLCSGRKPVGEGGGFQGAFADYVKVLDAELIRVPENVSLRHAALTEPLAVALHGITRSGVQPGQRALVTGAGPIGSLTVAALIAKGITDVVVSEPSEARRALCERLGARTVLPDELVGPPSPNYLVDEPFDVALECSGNARAMETALEQLKRTGTLVLVGAGIQPPRFNPSRILLQELVITGAFCYDGDGFDAALALLASPGFPRDELVEADDIGLEALFDAVERLHEGAIPAKVLVAPRRSREGAKT; encoded by the coding sequence ATGGCGTCGACCCTCCCTGCGACCGTTCCGTCCACGATGCGCGCGGCCGTCTACAAGGGCGACCGGCGCGTCGAGGTCGAGGACCGGCCCGTCCCGGATCTCGGCCCGCACGACGTCCTCCTCGAGGTCAGTCACTGCGGGATCTGCGGGTCGGACATCCACCACTTCCTCGAGGGTTGGGGCGCGCGGAACGCGATCGGCGGGCACGAGTTCTCGGGCGTCGTCGTCGCGACCGGTCCGGAGGTCACCGACTGGCACGCCGGCGACGAGGTCATCGGCGGCCCGTCGCCCAAGTGCGGCGAGTGCGAGTTCTGCCGGGCCGGCCGGCCGTCGCTGTGCTCGGGCCGCAAGCCCGTCGGCGAGGGCGGTGGGTTCCAGGGCGCCTTCGCCGACTACGTGAAGGTGCTCGACGCCGAGCTGATCCGCGTGCCGGAGAACGTGTCCTTGCGTCACGCGGCGCTCACGGAGCCGCTCGCGGTCGCGCTGCACGGCATCACGCGCAGCGGCGTGCAACCGGGTCAGCGCGCGCTCGTGACCGGCGCGGGCCCGATCGGCTCGCTGACGGTCGCCGCGCTGATCGCGAAGGGGATCACGGACGTCGTCGTGAGCGAGCCGTCCGAGGCGCGCCGCGCGCTGTGCGAACGGCTCGGCGCGCGCACCGTCCTCCCCGACGAGCTCGTCGGCCCGCCGTCGCCCAACTACCTCGTCGACGAGCCGTTCGACGTCGCGCTCGAGTGCTCCGGCAACGCGCGCGCGATGGAGACGGCGCTCGAGCAGCTGAAGCGGACCGGCACGCTCGTGCTCGTCGGCGCGGGCATCCAGCCGCCGCGCTTCAACCCGAGCCGCATCCTGCTGCAGGAGCTCGTGATCACGGGTGCGTTCTGCTACGACGGCGACGGGTTCGACGCCGCGCTCGCGCTGCTCGCGTCACCCGGCTTCCCGCGCGACGAGCTCGTCGAGGCGGACGACATCGGACTGGAGGCACTGTTCGACGCGGTCGAGCGGCTCCACGAGGGCGCGATCCCGGCGAAGGTGCTCGTCGCGCCGCGCAGATCCCGGGAGGGAGCGAAGACATGA
- a CDS encoding D-aminoacylase, which translates to MAADVVIRGGTVVDGTGAPGRRADVAITGDRITAIGDSIDAGAARELDASGMAVTPGFVDVHTHYDAQVFWDPALTPSCWHGVTTVVAGNCGFSLAPCRPEHRGLMARTLEHVEDMSLAALEAGLPWDWETFGQYLDAVERRGTVLNYACYVGHTAVRLWVMGDDGYDREATSDEIARMASVVRESLDAGAAGFATSLSPTHAGDAGRPVPSRLASAEEMETLIRVLGEAGKGVVEIIPGPALTHQRLYELQREVGVPMTWTALLTMKGTPWAASMAELNTAERAKGSDVWPQVSCRPLTFQFNLREPFTFQVVPIFGEILALPPSERAARYADASWRARAQDELDHGRFLRPRWHLVSVAETSTHPELVGRPLSEVAAERGCAPLDVMVEVALSEDLDTRFRQVVANDDDDLIAELLRTDGMMLGLADSGAHVSQLCDACLPTDLLGNWVRERGALSFERAIHKLTAEPARVFGLRDRGVIAEGMTADVVVLDPDAVAPGPLRRVRDFPAGAERLVADGPEGIAHVVVNGTPIHADGKPLPEAVETRPGALLRS; encoded by the coding sequence ATGGCTGCGGACGTCGTCATCAGGGGCGGGACGGTCGTCGACGGGACGGGTGCGCCGGGCCGGCGCGCCGACGTCGCGATCACCGGTGACCGCATCACCGCGATCGGCGACTCGATCGACGCCGGTGCCGCGCGGGAGCTCGACGCGTCGGGGATGGCCGTCACGCCCGGCTTCGTCGACGTGCACACGCACTACGACGCGCAGGTGTTCTGGGACCCGGCGCTCACGCCGTCGTGCTGGCACGGCGTGACGACCGTGGTCGCCGGGAACTGCGGGTTCAGCCTCGCGCCGTGCCGTCCCGAGCACCGCGGGCTGATGGCACGCACGCTCGAGCACGTGGAGGACATGAGCCTCGCCGCGCTCGAAGCCGGGCTGCCGTGGGACTGGGAGACGTTCGGGCAGTACCTCGACGCGGTCGAGCGGCGCGGCACGGTGCTCAACTACGCGTGCTACGTCGGGCACACCGCGGTGCGACTCTGGGTCATGGGCGACGACGGCTACGACCGCGAGGCGACGTCCGACGAGATCGCGCGCATGGCGAGCGTCGTGCGCGAGTCGCTGGACGCCGGCGCGGCCGGGTTCGCGACGAGCCTCTCCCCCACGCACGCGGGCGACGCCGGCCGTCCGGTCCCGTCACGGCTCGCGAGCGCCGAGGAGATGGAGACGCTGATCCGCGTGCTCGGCGAGGCGGGCAAGGGCGTCGTCGAGATCATCCCGGGGCCTGCGCTGACGCACCAACGGTTGTACGAGCTGCAGCGCGAGGTCGGCGTGCCGATGACCTGGACCGCGCTGCTGACGATGAAGGGCACGCCGTGGGCGGCGTCGATGGCCGAGCTGAACACGGCTGAGCGCGCGAAGGGCTCGGACGTGTGGCCCCAGGTGAGCTGCCGCCCGCTGACGTTCCAGTTCAACCTGCGCGAGCCGTTCACGTTCCAGGTCGTGCCGATCTTCGGCGAGATCCTCGCGTTGCCCCCGTCCGAGCGCGCGGCCCGGTACGCGGACGCGTCGTGGCGCGCACGTGCACAGGACGAGCTCGACCACGGTCGGTTCCTGCGGCCGCGCTGGCACCTCGTGTCGGTCGCGGAGACGTCGACCCATCCCGAGCTGGTGGGGCGTCCGCTGTCGGAAGTCGCGGCGGAGCGCGGGTGCGCGCCGCTCGACGTGATGGTCGAGGTCGCGCTGTCGGAAGACCTCGACACCCGGTTCCGGCAGGTCGTGGCGAACGACGACGACGACCTCATCGCGGAGCTGTTGCGGACCGACGGGATGATGCTCGGCCTCGCCGACTCGGGCGCGCACGTCAGCCAGCTGTGCGACGCGTGCCTGCCCACCGACCTGCTGGGCAACTGGGTGCGCGAGCGCGGCGCGTTGAGCTTCGAGCGCGCGATCCACAAGCTCACCGCCGAGCCCGCGCGCGTGTTCGGCCTGCGCGACCGCGGTGTGATCGCGGAGGGCATGACGGCCGACGTCGTCGTGCTCGACCCCGACGCGGTCGCGCCCGGGCCGCTGCGTCGCGTGCGCGACTTCCCCGCCGGCGCCGAGCGTCTGGTCGCCGACGGACCCGAGGGCATCGCGCACGTCGTCGTCAACGGCACGCCGATCCACGCCGACGGCAAGCCGCTGCCCGAGGCGGTCGAAACGCGCCCGGGCGCGCTGCTGCGTAGCTGA
- a CDS encoding acyl-CoA dehydrogenase family protein: MHLRYGEAEEAFRAELVAWLDANVPPPEVLAQPKLSSANLTDWSRAWQRTLFDAGWLVPGWPPELGGRNATPTQQMIYFEEFKKREIPRSLNPQGLGIIAPSIKDYGTDAQRERFLLPTLRAEIAWCLGMSEPAAGSDLASLRTRAVLDGDHFVVNGQKVWTSGAHHADWCLCFVRTDPDAPKHRGISALIIDMRTPGVEARPFAELSDPDYLDFNEVFFTDAVVPAENLLGELNKGWPITQGSLAHERAMLWIDYAYDMDRAVQKLVALGAEPGPDGRPLREDARFRDEVAGFAIDAQALTLMGYRGFSKFMRGKASPEHSLLKLYGSESVQKCLDAGAEALGAAGIDSSFRGPSLWRDGAWIVQWMRSFSGTIPGGTSEIQRNIIAERVLGLPRA, from the coding sequence ATGCACCTGCGCTACGGCGAGGCCGAGGAGGCGTTCCGCGCGGAGCTCGTCGCGTGGCTGGACGCGAACGTCCCGCCGCCCGAGGTCCTAGCTCAGCCGAAGCTGTCGAGCGCGAACCTCACCGACTGGTCGCGCGCGTGGCAGCGGACGCTGTTCGACGCGGGCTGGCTCGTTCCCGGCTGGCCGCCCGAGCTCGGCGGCCGGAACGCGACGCCGACGCAGCAGATGATCTACTTCGAGGAGTTCAAGAAGCGGGAGATCCCTCGCAGCCTCAACCCGCAGGGTCTCGGGATCATCGCCCCGTCGATCAAGGACTACGGCACCGACGCGCAACGCGAGCGGTTCCTCCTCCCAACGCTGCGCGCCGAGATCGCATGGTGTCTCGGTATGAGCGAACCGGCCGCCGGAAGCGATCTCGCGAGCCTTCGGACGCGCGCCGTGCTCGACGGGGATCACTTCGTCGTCAACGGGCAGAAGGTGTGGACGTCCGGTGCGCATCACGCTGACTGGTGCCTGTGCTTCGTGCGCACGGATCCCGACGCGCCGAAGCACCGTGGCATCAGCGCGCTCATCATCGACATGCGGACGCCGGGTGTCGAGGCGCGCCCCTTCGCCGAGCTCTCCGATCCCGACTACCTCGACTTCAACGAGGTCTTCTTCACCGATGCCGTCGTCCCCGCCGAGAACCTGCTCGGCGAGCTCAACAAGGGATGGCCGATCACGCAGGGGTCGCTCGCACACGAGCGGGCGATGCTGTGGATCGACTACGCGTACGACATGGACCGCGCGGTCCAGAAGCTCGTCGCGCTCGGTGCGGAGCCCGGTCCGGACGGCCGACCGCTCCGCGAGGACGCGCGCTTCCGTGACGAGGTCGCCGGCTTCGCGATCGATGCGCAGGCGCTGACGCTCATGGGCTACCGCGGCTTCTCGAAGTTCATGCGGGGGAAGGCGTCCCCGGAGCACTCGCTCCTGAAGCTGTACGGCAGCGAGTCGGTGCAGAAGTGCCTCGACGCCGGTGCGGAGGCGCTCGGCGCCGCGGGCATCGACTCCTCGTTCCGCGGGCCGTCCCTGTGGAGGGACGGCGCGTGGATCGTGCAGTGGATGCGTTCGTTCTCCGGGACGATCCCGGGCGGCACGAGCGAGATCCAGCGCAACATCATCGCCGAGCGCGTCCTCGGCCTCCCGCGCGCCTGA
- a CDS encoding acyl-CoA dehydrogenase, producing the protein MDLEFSPEQEQLRATVRRFLSERAPVSPYVRSMLDDARGTSDDVWRGLASLGVTALADPSSATAMVDTAVVLEELGRAVHPGPFTSSAVGAVGVVALAGTERDRETWMAALTSGETVGTVALLEPARRYQWRSPVTRATRVADDEWRVDGTKVHVRDASAADVVFVVASGADGELGVFAVDAADPAVAVDATPTVDGTRKEATVVLDGARARRLGDDDRGNSGGGCATGAVAQVVDRLAVADVVDGVGAAARALELAVEYAKAREQFGRPIGSFQAVQHLCADMLQAVELARAGAYYACWALDAADACERHRAATMAKAFASDELYRVGASALQVFGGVGFTWEHDIHLYLKRLMSLRQVGGTSDDHLAELASIALDG; encoded by the coding sequence TTGGATCTCGAATTCTCGCCCGAGCAGGAACAGCTGCGCGCCACGGTTCGGCGCTTCCTCTCCGAGCGAGCGCCCGTGTCGCCGTACGTCCGGTCGATGCTCGACGACGCGCGCGGCACGAGCGACGACGTCTGGCGAGGGCTCGCATCGCTCGGTGTGACCGCGCTCGCCGATCCGTCGAGCGCGACTGCGATGGTCGACACGGCGGTCGTGCTCGAGGAGCTGGGCCGAGCGGTGCACCCCGGCCCGTTCACCTCGTCGGCGGTCGGTGCGGTCGGCGTCGTCGCGCTGGCGGGGACCGAGCGTGACCGCGAGACGTGGATGGCCGCGCTCACTTCCGGCGAGACGGTCGGCACGGTCGCGCTGCTCGAGCCGGCGCGCCGGTACCAATGGCGCTCGCCGGTGACGCGCGCGACACGCGTCGCGGACGACGAGTGGCGCGTCGACGGGACGAAGGTGCACGTCCGCGACGCGTCCGCGGCCGACGTCGTGTTCGTCGTCGCGAGCGGCGCGGACGGCGAGCTCGGCGTCTTCGCCGTCGACGCGGCCGATCCCGCGGTCGCGGTCGACGCGACGCCGACCGTCGACGGCACGCGCAAGGAGGCCACCGTCGTGCTCGACGGTGCGCGTGCACGCCGTCTGGGCGACGACGACCGCGGCAACAGCGGCGGTGGTTGTGCAACGGGTGCCGTCGCGCAGGTCGTCGACCGGCTCGCGGTGGCCGACGTGGTCGACGGCGTAGGCGCGGCAGCGCGCGCGTTGGAGCTCGCGGTGGAGTACGCGAAGGCACGCGAGCAGTTCGGGCGGCCAATCGGATCGTTCCAGGCCGTCCAGCACCTCTGCGCGGACATGCTCCAGGCCGTCGAGCTGGCTCGCGCCGGCGCGTACTACGCGTGCTGGGCCCTGGACGCCGCCGACGCGTGCGAGCGCCACCGCGCCGCGACGATGGCGAAGGCGTTCGCGTCGGACGAGCTCTACCGGGTGGGCGCGAGCGCGCTCCAGGTCTTCGGCGGCGTCGGCTTCACCTGGGAGCATGACATCCACCTCTATCTGAAGCGGCTGATGTCGCTCAGGCAGGTCGGCGGCACCAGCGACGACCACCTCGCCGAGCTCGCCTCGATCGCGCTCGACGGCTGA
- a CDS encoding thiolase family protein: MAADNGANEIIERRACITGAGQSEIGRRLFRDPLDLTLDACLAAIDDAGLTVADIDGLSTYPGPMDVPPGFSGAGAYDVMDALRLSVGWYNSGLETSGQLGSVINACLAVASGLATHVVCFRSVWEGSAQGAKGRSAVMPGGGGDGGGGSGGGGGGGGGPVRIPRAGGFQQWTLPFSAPSAAIWIGMFAQRHFHQYGTTRDQLAQIALNARKNAALNPNAIYTDPMSMDDYFAARMISTPFCLFDCDVPCDGATAVVVSRRDAADGLRKTPIQVEAVGAAIRGRPSWDQFDDLSTMANRDAGAQLWTRTDLRPSDVQIAELYDGFSFLTMSWLEALGLCGVGESGPFVEGGARIARDGELPLNTHGGQLSGGRLHGYGFLHEACVQLWGEAGDRQVPSRPEVAIAAAGGGNTCGCLLLTHR; encoded by the coding sequence ATGGCGGCCGACAACGGCGCGAACGAGATCATCGAGCGGCGCGCGTGCATCACCGGGGCCGGACAGTCCGAGATCGGCCGTCGCCTGTTCCGCGACCCGCTCGACCTGACGCTCGACGCGTGTCTCGCGGCGATCGACGACGCCGGGTTGACGGTCGCCGACATCGACGGTCTGTCGACGTACCCGGGGCCGATGGACGTCCCGCCGGGGTTCTCGGGCGCGGGCGCGTACGACGTGATGGACGCGCTGCGTCTTTCCGTTGGTTGGTACAACAGCGGCCTCGAGACGTCGGGCCAGCTCGGTTCCGTCATCAACGCGTGTCTCGCGGTCGCGTCCGGACTCGCCACGCACGTCGTGTGCTTCCGCAGCGTGTGGGAGGGCAGCGCGCAGGGCGCCAAGGGTCGCTCCGCGGTGATGCCGGGCGGTGGCGGTGACGGCGGGGGCGGCAGCGGTGGCGGCGGGGGTGGTGGCGGTGGTCCGGTGCGGATCCCGCGCGCGGGCGGCTTCCAGCAGTGGACGTTGCCGTTCTCGGCGCCGTCCGCCGCGATCTGGATCGGGATGTTCGCCCAGCGTCACTTCCACCAGTACGGGACGACGCGCGACCAGCTCGCGCAGATCGCGTTGAACGCGCGGAAGAACGCGGCGCTGAACCCGAACGCGATCTACACCGACCCCATGTCGATGGACGACTACTTCGCGGCGCGCATGATCTCGACGCCGTTCTGCCTCTTCGACTGCGACGTTCCGTGCGACGGCGCCACCGCGGTCGTCGTGTCGCGTCGTGACGCGGCCGACGGATTGCGCAAGACGCCGATCCAGGTCGAGGCGGTGGGCGCCGCGATCCGCGGCCGTCCGTCGTGGGACCAGTTCGACGACCTGTCGACGATGGCGAACCGCGACGCGGGCGCGCAGCTGTGGACGCGCACCGATCTGCGCCCGTCCGATGTGCAGATCGCCGAGCTCTACGACGGGTTCAGCTTCCTCACGATGAGCTGGCTGGAGGCGCTCGGGCTGTGCGGTGTGGGGGAGAGCGGCCCGTTCGTCGAGGGTGGCGCGCGCATCGCGCGCGACGGCGAGCTCCCGCTCAACACGCACGGCGGGCAGCTCTCGGGCGGACGGTTGCACGGCTACGGGTTCCTGCACGAGGCGTGCGTGCAGCTCTGGGGCGAGGCCGGCGACCGCCAGGTGCCGAGCCGACCGGAGGTCGCGATCGCGGCGGCGGGCGGCGGCAACACCTGTGGCTGCCTCCTCCTGACGCACCGCTAG
- a CDS encoding Zn-ribbon domain-containing OB-fold protein, giving the protein MSDETAVPFRMLPRLDDRNRFFWTSGADGRLRFLRCQDCGYYVHPPTPRCPKCLSKDVVPEPVSGRATVATYSINHQPWMPGPELPYVVAIVEIVEQPDVRLTTNIVGCAPDDVTIGMPVRVVFERHPDDPDDVYLPLFEPDGKGA; this is encoded by the coding sequence GTGTCCGACGAGACGGCGGTGCCGTTCCGGATGCTGCCCCGGCTCGACGACCGCAACCGGTTCTTCTGGACGTCGGGTGCAGACGGCCGTCTGCGCTTCCTGCGCTGCCAGGACTGCGGGTACTACGTGCACCCGCCGACGCCGCGGTGCCCGAAGTGCCTCTCGAAGGACGTCGTCCCCGAGCCGGTGTCCGGACGAGCGACGGTCGCGACGTACTCGATCAACCACCAGCCGTGGATGCCCGGTCCCGAGTTGCCGTACGTCGTGGCGATCGTCGAGATCGTCGAGCAGCCCGACGTGCGGCTCACCACGAACATCGTCGGGTGCGCGCCGGACGACGTGACGATCGGCATGCCCGTGCGCGTCGTCTTCGAGCGCCATCCCGACGACCCCGACGACGTGTACCTGCCGCTGTTCGAGCCGGACGGGAAGGGCGCGTGA
- a CDS encoding Zn-ribbon domain-containing OB-fold protein: MARPAMRFDLPSPDNETRPFWDAARDGRLIVKHCQDCGEYSFYPRPFCPKCWSPRVEWAEVSGKATLYTWSVVHVNDLPPFPERVPYVAAIVELDEGPRMMTNVVDCAFDDLRVGMPVEVTFRPTSDEFTLPLFRPATA; this comes from the coding sequence ATGGCGCGGCCCGCGATGCGCTTCGACCTGCCGAGCCCGGACAACGAGACGCGTCCGTTCTGGGACGCGGCGCGCGACGGTCGTCTGATCGTCAAGCACTGCCAGGACTGCGGTGAGTACTCGTTCTACCCGCGGCCGTTCTGCCCGAAGTGCTGGAGCCCGCGCGTCGAGTGGGCCGAGGTCAGCGGAAAGGCGACGCTGTACACGTGGTCCGTCGTCCACGTGAACGACCTGCCCCCGTTTCCCGAGCGCGTGCCGTACGTCGCCGCGATCGTCGAGCTCGACGAGGGCCCGCGGATGATGACGAACGTCGTCGACTGCGCCTTCGACGACCTGCGCGTCGGCATGCCGGTCGAGGTGACGTTCCGCCCGACGAGCGACGAGTTCACGCTGCCGTTGTTCCGCCCGGCCACGGCGTGA
- a CDS encoding MaoC/PaaZ C-terminal domain-containing protein — MAEQKLFYEDVKEGDAAPELTHQLTRTDLVMYAGASGDFNPMHTDQVAAQEAGLPGVFGHGMFTAGLLGKALTDYVGVGNLKTYKVRFTKQTWPGETLKTSITVKAKRDEGGEHLVDLDCLVVNQDGESKLQGEATASLPSRV; from the coding sequence ATGGCCGAGCAGAAGCTCTTCTACGAGGACGTGAAGGAGGGCGACGCCGCGCCCGAGCTCACGCATCAGCTCACGCGCACGGACCTCGTCATGTACGCGGGCGCGTCCGGTGACTTCAACCCGATGCACACCGACCAGGTCGCGGCGCAGGAAGCGGGCCTCCCGGGCGTGTTCGGCCACGGCATGTTCACGGCGGGGCTTCTCGGCAAGGCGCTCACCGACTACGTCGGCGTCGGGAACCTGAAGACGTACAAGGTGCGGTTCACGAAGCAGACGTGGCCCGGCGAGACGCTGAAGACGTCGATCACGGTGAAGGCCAAGCGCGACGAAGGCGGCGAGCATCTCGTGGACCTCGACTGCCTCGTCGTGAACCAGGACGGCGAGTCGAAGCTCCAGGGAGAGGCGACGGCGTCACTCCCGAGCCGGGTCTGA